From Onychostoma macrolepis isolate SWU-2019 chromosome 19, ASM1243209v1, whole genome shotgun sequence, a single genomic window includes:
- the si:dkeyp-92c9.4 gene encoding mucin-1, whose translation MNHYFTFLGAEPYSLLKILEGLQAEPQIYPSPLYSFSLCMEINNRVFSDALLNTTSQQYKRMYAEVAGILDIAFNCSECDTRETYRGVTNIEFSNGSVIANCTIQFQTIFINNVVIKHLFLRAIDNNTQVNGLAVNRQYTAETVTPAWLFPKSTTPMVTAMPFAESSVEGLPGWAIALLVLACIIILLLFIILLLICFWCCRRKEKKEETQTVTPYERTSFKEHLANPTYMSHTPERNPNYRSLGEPEVQHGNRSGVYTMNPQR comes from the exons atGAATCATTATTTTACGTTTCTAGGTGCTGAGCCCTACAGTCTTTTAAAAATTCTGGAGGGCCTCCAGGCAGAGCCACAGATCTACCCTTCACCCCTGTACTCATTCTCCCTCTGCATGGAGATCAACAACCGCGTCTTCAGCGATGCTCTCCTCAACACAACCTCACAGCAGTACAAGCGCATGTATGCTGAGGTTGCTGGAATT CTGGACATCGCCTTCAACTGCTCTGAATGTGACACAAGAGAAACCTATAGAGGAGTGACAAATATAGAGTTCAG TAACGGGTCTGTGATTGCAAATTGTACCATCCAGTTCCAGACCATTTTTATCAACAATGTTGTGATCAAGCATTTGTTCCTGAGGGCCATAGATAATAATACTCAAGTGAACGGTCTTGCAGTCAACAGACAGTACACAGCTG AAACAGTCACACCTGCCTGGCTTTTTCCAAAGTCAACAACTCCGATGGTTACAGCAATGCCTTTTGCAGAATCTAGTGTTGAGGGTCTTCCTGGTTGGGCCATTGCATTGCTAGTGCTAGCATGCATCATTATACTGCTTCTTTTTATCATCTTACTACTG ATATGCTTTTGGTGCTgtaggagaaaagaaaaaaaggaagaaacaCAAACCGTAACACCATATGAGAGAACGTCCTTCAAAGAACATCTTGCCAATCCCACATATATGTCACACACACCTGAGAGGAACCCCAACTACCGGAGCTTG GGAGAACCGGAAGTACAACATGGCAACCGATCCGGGGTGTACACGATGAATCCTCAGAGATGA